A region from the Cellvibrio sp. PSBB006 genome encodes:
- a CDS encoding carbon storage regulator: MLVLGRREQETINIYTSDGDIEIMVTRIHDNQVKIGITAPDDVEIVRGELEE, from the coding sequence ATGCTAGTACTAGGCAGGCGCGAACAGGAAACCATAAACATCTATACCAGCGATGGCGATATAGAAATTATGGTAACCAGAATTCATGATAATCAGGTAAAAATCGGAATCACCGCACCTGATGATGTGGAAATAGTGCGAGGCGAACTGGAAGAATAA
- a CDS encoding PepSY domain-containing protein — MRKLLLTALIALSPVAFAGPECTTADKAEWQDKDQFQENLKAQGYDIKKFKVTSGNCYEIYGWNKDKQKVEIYYNPVTGAVVKEEIED; from the coding sequence ATGCGTAAGTTGCTGTTAACTGCTTTGATTGCCCTGAGTCCTGTGGCGTTTGCTGGTCCTGAGTGTACGACTGCCGATAAGGCGGAGTGGCAGGATAAGGATCAATTCCAGGAGAATCTCAAGGCTCAAGGTTACGATATCAAGAAGTTCAAGGTTACCTCAGGTAACTGTTACGAGATTTACGGCTGGAATAAGGACAAGCAAAAGGTTGAGATTTACTACAACCCGGTAACCGGTGCGGTAGTTAAAGAGGAAATCGAAGACTGA
- a CDS encoding cytochrome b/b6 domain-containing protein — MNAATEKLWDPLVRLFHWSLVFIFFANYFFNEEGDDWHQWLGYAAVAWLVVRFVWGFFGRGAARWADFFPTPARLSIHIRALVRGEAYHRMGHSPLGGLVMILMMLCILSLGITGYMMQEIDYFWGEDWVEELHGWIANSLLALVIIHVFAALFESYRLKENLPLSMVTGKRRKLD; from the coding sequence ATGAACGCAGCAACCGAAAAACTCTGGGACCCTTTGGTCCGTTTGTTTCACTGGTCATTGGTATTTATCTTTTTTGCCAATTATTTCTTTAATGAAGAGGGAGATGATTGGCACCAGTGGCTGGGCTATGCGGCGGTCGCGTGGTTGGTGGTGCGATTTGTCTGGGGATTTTTCGGTCGCGGTGCGGCGCGTTGGGCGGATTTTTTTCCGACGCCCGCGCGTCTTTCAATTCATATTCGCGCTCTGGTACGCGGCGAAGCTTATCACCGCATGGGCCACTCGCCGCTTGGCGGGCTGGTGATGATCCTCATGATGCTGTGTATCCTGAGTTTGGGGATCACCGGTTATATGATGCAGGAGATAGATTATTTCTGGGGTGAGGATTGGGTTGAGGAGCTGCATGGGTGGATCGCTAACAGCCTGCTTGCTCTGGTGATTATCCATGTATTCGCGGCCTTGTTTGAAAGCTATCGCCTGAAAGAAAATTTGCCCTTGTCTATGGTGACTGGCAAACGCCGTAAACTGGATTAA
- a CDS encoding GNAT family N-acetyltransferase yields the protein MDIELTTTPSPEDDAALLKRLIDYNNAQNPELQKEPSTKLFLFVRNTTKEIIGGLRASGYWNTLHVEIVWLDETHRKQGIGTELMKKAEAFAIEKRYSNIFLDTTSWQAKGFYEKLGYELMATIPDRPKGCATYYFSKRL from the coding sequence ATGGATATTGAACTCACCACAACGCCATCGCCCGAAGATGACGCCGCGCTACTGAAGAGACTGATAGATTACAACAACGCGCAAAATCCTGAGCTACAAAAAGAACCCAGCACCAAACTGTTTTTATTTGTGCGCAATACCACAAAAGAGATCATCGGCGGCCTGCGCGCTTCCGGTTACTGGAATACGCTGCATGTTGAAATAGTATGGTTGGATGAGACGCACCGAAAACAGGGGATAGGGACAGAACTCATGAAGAAAGCAGAAGCCTTTGCAATTGAAAAGCGCTACAGCAACATCTTTTTGGACACCACCAGCTGGCAAGCCAAAGGCTTTTATGAAAAGCTGGGTTACGAGCTTATGGCGACTATCCCTGACAGGCCCAAGGGGTGTGCGACTTATTATTTTAGTAAAAGGCTTTAA
- a CDS encoding LysE family translocator yields MPLDQLLLFITVTLFVSASPGPVMLSCLANGGQYGVRKSLYGMAGASVGNLLLMLLSVLGLGLVLSRADWLFDLIKWIGAAYLAFLGWQLFVKPVSVSTDPNTRFTTSAWVLFVQSVGIAASNPKGVIYFGALFPQFIAPDRPLVPQFALLTVIFLLMDLVWMLAYAVGGREILRWLKTPRHHRWFNRLSGSALIVAGVFLLLVDNQH; encoded by the coding sequence ATGCCGCTTGATCAACTCCTGTTATTTATCACCGTGACACTGTTTGTTTCCGCCAGCCCCGGTCCGGTGATGTTGTCGTGCCTGGCCAATGGTGGCCAATATGGCGTGCGCAAATCGCTTTACGGAATGGCTGGTGCGAGCGTGGGCAACTTGTTGTTGATGTTGCTTTCGGTGTTAGGGCTTGGCCTGGTGCTGAGTCGGGCCGACTGGCTGTTCGACCTGATCAAATGGATCGGTGCGGCGTATCTGGCGTTTCTGGGTTGGCAATTGTTTGTGAAGCCGGTATCTGTATCCACCGATCCGAACACACGCTTTACTACGTCAGCCTGGGTATTGTTTGTCCAATCGGTCGGCATCGCCGCGAGCAACCCCAAAGGTGTTATTTATTTCGGTGCGCTGTTTCCGCAATTTATTGCGCCCGACCGCCCTCTGGTGCCGCAATTTGCGTTGCTTACCGTCATCTTCTTGCTGATGGATCTGGTGTGGATGCTGGCCTATGCCGTTGGCGGCCGTGAGATTCTGCGTTGGCTGAAGACGCCGCGCCATCACCGCTGGTTCAACCGGTTATCCGGCAGCGCTCTGATTGTGGCGGGCGTGTTCTTACTTCTGGTCGACAACCAACATTAA
- a CDS encoding dihydrodipicolinate synthase family protein has translation MNSIQTALAGISGVHVTPFGDDGEIHEAQLRKVVDGIASAGIHNIVTGGNTGEFYAQDLAEICRVYELAVEANAGRAFITAGVGRSAREAIKLAAAAKDVGVDALMIHQPPDPFCSPRLVVDYIKQIADATDLPIIAYARSPGLMPEHFVRMGEIENVVAIKYAVPDPLRLAECIRATRGQALQWICGLAESWALPFYACGARGFTSGLVNVNPELSLRIYAALEENDLAKARLLIDAIADFEQMRTLESNGANVTVVKEAMNQIGIAVGAVRAPGVIALNPGQRERLAVLLDDWRKLSV, from the coding sequence ATGAACAGCATTCAAACGGCGCTCGCCGGTATATCCGGTGTTCACGTCACACCCTTTGGTGACGACGGTGAAATTCATGAGGCGCAATTACGCAAGGTTGTCGATGGGATTGCCAGCGCTGGCATTCACAACATTGTCACCGGTGGCAACACCGGTGAATTTTATGCACAGGACCTGGCAGAAATCTGCCGGGTTTACGAACTCGCCGTGGAAGCCAACGCGGGGCGCGCGTTTATTACCGCCGGTGTCGGGCGCAGTGCGCGGGAAGCCATTAAACTGGCGGCAGCCGCTAAAGATGTCGGTGTCGATGCATTGATGATTCACCAACCGCCCGACCCTTTTTGCTCACCGCGGTTGGTGGTGGACTATATAAAACAAATCGCGGATGCTACTGACCTTCCCATCATCGCTTATGCGCGCAGTCCGGGTTTGATGCCGGAACATTTTGTACGCATGGGCGAGATTGAAAATGTGGTTGCTATTAAATATGCCGTGCCTGATCCTTTGCGTCTGGCGGAATGTATTCGTGCCACTCGCGGACAGGCCTTGCAGTGGATCTGCGGCTTGGCGGAAAGTTGGGCGCTGCCGTTTTATGCCTGCGGCGCACGGGGTTTTACCTCCGGGCTGGTGAATGTTAATCCGGAATTATCGCTCCGTATTTATGCCGCACTGGAGGAAAATGATCTGGCGAAAGCGCGGCTTCTGATTGATGCCATTGCGGACTTTGAACAGATGCGCACCCTCGAAAGTAACGGTGCCAATGTTACCGTTGTTAAAGAAGCCATGAACCAGATAGGTATTGCTGTCGGTGCTGTGCGAGCGCCCGGCGTTATCGCCTTGAATCCAGGCCAGCGTGAGAGACTGGCCGTTTTGTTAGACGATTGGCGAAAATTATCTGTTTGA
- a CDS encoding LacI family DNA-binding transcriptional regulator, with protein sequence MKDKKPKQSRNPQKAHKKAPTLIDVAKVAGVSPISVSRTLNQPELVSEEIQQKVRDAITRTGYVPNMLAGSLATRSSRLVALIVPTIANSIFADTVQAITDTLAQAGYQTLLGLSAYDKGREEDLLKAILGNRPDGIILTGTSHADGIHERLINTRIPVVETWDLAPNPIDTLVGFSHTDVGRAVGEYLLAKGYRRFASVSANDQRAVRRFAGFTAALRDAGIDNLASRTVPTPARFRQGRENLAALLDSGETFDAVYCSSDTLAHGVIAEALHRNIRVPEDLAVMGFGNLDFSAHTYPAISTVGIKGAEIGRLAAEALIAKMDDPAPTDSSSPRIIDVGFNILERESA encoded by the coding sequence ATGAAAGATAAAAAGCCCAAGCAATCACGCAACCCTCAAAAGGCCCACAAGAAAGCGCCCACCTTGATTGATGTGGCCAAGGTGGCTGGCGTTTCGCCGATCAGCGTATCGCGCACACTGAACCAGCCGGAATTGGTGTCAGAGGAGATCCAGCAAAAAGTCCGCGATGCCATTACCCGCACGGGCTATGTGCCCAACATGTTGGCGGGCAGCCTGGCTACGCGCAGCAGCCGGCTGGTGGCGTTGATTGTGCCGACGATCGCGAACTCGATTTTTGCGGATACGGTTCAGGCCATTACTGACACCCTGGCGCAAGCGGGCTACCAAACGCTGCTCGGTTTGTCGGCTTATGACAAAGGTCGGGAGGAAGACCTGCTCAAAGCGATTCTGGGCAATCGGCCTGACGGGATTATCCTGACCGGCACCTCCCACGCGGATGGCATTCATGAACGTTTGATCAACACGCGTATTCCGGTGGTGGAAACCTGGGATCTAGCGCCCAATCCTATCGATACATTAGTCGGCTTCTCCCATACAGATGTGGGTCGTGCAGTGGGTGAATACTTACTCGCAAAAGGCTATCGTCGTTTTGCTTCCGTCTCCGCCAACGATCAGCGCGCGGTGCGCCGCTTCGCCGGTTTTACCGCTGCATTGCGCGATGCAGGTATCGATAACCTGGCCAGTCGTACGGTGCCGACGCCGGCCCGCTTTCGCCAGGGCCGGGAAAACCTGGCGGCATTACTGGATAGCGGCGAAACCTTTGATGCGGTGTATTGCAGTTCGGATACCCTGGCTCACGGGGTGATTGCCGAGGCTTTGCATCGCAATATCCGGGTCCCGGAAGATCTGGCAGTCATGGGCTTCGGCAACCTGGATTTTTCGGCCCACACCTATCCGGCGATCAGCACGGTGGGCATCAAGGGTGCCGAAATCGGACGGCTCGCGGCGGAGGCCCTGATCGCCAAGATGGATGATCCAGCCCCCACCGATAGCAGCTCACCGCGCATAATTGACGTAGGCTTCAATATCCTTGAGCGCGAAAGCGCCTGA
- the araD gene encoding L-arabinonate dehydratase — translation MGASKKSTYKKSAEELRSHRWYGVKDLRSFGHRSRTAQMGFTQEDYTGKPVVAIINTWSDINPCHTHFKQRVEEVKRGIWQAGGFPIELPASTLSEPFQKPTAMLYRNLLAMETEELLRAYPADGAVLMGGCDKTTPAMLMGAISMNLPVIFVPAGPMLRGNWQGATLGSGSDTWKYWAELRAGNITEQDWQGVENGIARSPGHCMTMGTASTMTSVAETLGFSLPGAASIPAPDSRHAQMASQSGRRIVEMIWEDLKPSDIITPVAFDNAIRVALALSGSTNSIVHIVALARRAGIDLTLDRFDELARDTPILANLRPAGHYLMEDFYYAGGLPALLNNLRDLLDLQQKTITGKTLGENIEGAKVFNEDVIRTRENPLATSDGIAVLRGNIAPNGAVIKPPAAEPHLLKHTGKAVVFESYADMAARIDAPDLDIDEHSIIVLKNAGPQGAPGMPEWGQLPIPQKLLARGVRDMVRISDARMSGTSYGACVLHVAPESYIGGPFAFVQNGDLIELDVPARKLNVLISDAEMAARQARWVAPEPKFERGYGKLYQRHVSQADKGCDFDFLETIPVKHLDAGEPEIH, via the coding sequence ATGGGCGCATCCAAAAAATCCACTTACAAAAAATCGGCCGAAGAGCTGCGCAGCCATCGCTGGTATGGCGTGAAAGATTTGCGTTCTTTCGGCCACCGCTCCCGCACCGCCCAAATGGGGTTTACCCAGGAGGACTACACTGGCAAACCGGTGGTGGCGATCATCAATACCTGGAGCGACATCAACCCCTGCCATACCCATTTCAAACAGCGGGTGGAGGAGGTCAAACGCGGCATCTGGCAGGCCGGCGGATTTCCCATCGAGCTGCCTGCGTCAACCTTATCCGAACCTTTTCAAAAGCCCACCGCCATGCTCTACCGCAATTTATTGGCGATGGAAACCGAAGAGTTATTGCGCGCGTACCCGGCGGACGGCGCGGTATTGATGGGTGGCTGCGACAAAACCACACCGGCCATGTTAATGGGTGCGATCAGCATGAATCTGCCGGTGATCTTTGTGCCCGCCGGGCCTATGCTGCGCGGCAACTGGCAGGGCGCAACTCTCGGTAGCGGTTCGGATACCTGGAAATATTGGGCGGAATTGCGCGCGGGCAATATCACTGAACAGGACTGGCAGGGTGTTGAAAATGGCATCGCGCGCTCGCCCGGCCACTGCATGACCATGGGCACCGCGTCGACCATGACCAGTGTGGCGGAGACCTTAGGTTTTTCCTTGCCGGGCGCCGCGTCTATCCCCGCGCCCGATTCACGTCACGCACAAATGGCCTCTCAATCGGGGCGCCGCATTGTGGAGATGATCTGGGAAGACCTGAAGCCGTCAGACATCATCACCCCCGTCGCCTTTGATAACGCCATTCGGGTTGCGCTGGCACTATCCGGCTCCACCAATTCCATTGTGCACATTGTCGCGCTGGCGCGCCGCGCCGGTATCGATCTGACGCTGGACCGCTTCGATGAACTCGCGCGCGATACGCCGATACTCGCCAACCTGCGTCCCGCTGGACATTATTTGATGGAAGATTTTTATTACGCCGGTGGCCTGCCCGCCTTATTAAACAACCTGCGCGATTTGCTCGACCTGCAACAAAAAACCATCACCGGCAAAACCCTCGGTGAAAATATTGAAGGCGCAAAAGTGTTTAACGAGGATGTGATTCGCACACGTGAAAACCCTCTCGCAACCAGCGATGGCATTGCCGTGCTGCGCGGCAATATCGCGCCCAACGGTGCGGTGATCAAACCGCCCGCCGCCGAACCGCATTTGTTAAAACATACCGGCAAAGCCGTGGTGTTTGAAAGTTACGCCGATATGGCTGCACGTATTGATGCACCGGATCTGGATATTGATGAACACTCCATCATCGTTTTAAAAAATGCCGGCCCGCAGGGCGCACCGGGTATGCCCGAGTGGGGCCAGTTACCGATTCCACAAAAATTATTAGCGCGCGGTGTGCGCGACATGGTGCGCATCTCTGACGCGCGCATGAGCGGTACCAGTTACGGCGCCTGTGTATTGCACGTCGCACCCGAATCTTATATTGGCGGACCTTTTGCATTTGTACAAAACGGCGACCTGATTGAACTGGATGTTCCGGCAAGAAAATTAAATGTACTAATCAGCGATGCCGAGATGGCCGCGCGCCAAGCGCGCTGGGTTGCGCCGGAGCCGAAGTTCGAACGTGGCTACGGCAAGCTGTATCAACGCCATGTGAGTCAGGCGGATAAAGGTTGTGATTTTGATTTCCTGGAAACCATTCCGGTTAAACACCTGGATGCCGGTGAGCCGGAAATTCACTGA
- a CDS encoding alpha-ketoglutarate-dependent dioxygenase AlkB: MQLESYKNMDLFSTPKKFDRLNIPDAEVFYMQNMGFDIPDDVVMRRLIDETKWKDEEIFLYGKRHKQPRLIAWYGDDDKKNYSYSGIKLNPNPWTELLKEIKLHVEKLCNYEFNSVLLNYYRSEKDSIGFHSDDEKELGNAPVIASVSYGEIRTFIFKSKKNKKIKNISLKLSSGSLLLMKGDTQKNWVHGINKENVKCGPRINLTFRHVEEGE, from the coding sequence GTGCAATTAGAAAGCTATAAAAATATGGACCTTTTCTCAACCCCTAAGAAATTTGATAGGCTAAACATTCCGGATGCTGAAGTTTTTTATATGCAAAATATGGGTTTCGATATTCCGGATGATGTAGTAATGCGAAGGCTGATTGACGAAACCAAATGGAAAGATGAAGAAATATTCTTATATGGAAAAAGACACAAGCAACCTCGGCTGATAGCTTGGTACGGCGACGATGATAAAAAAAACTATTCTTACTCTGGAATAAAACTAAACCCTAATCCTTGGACAGAGCTTCTTAAGGAAATAAAACTTCATGTCGAAAAGCTATGCAATTACGAATTCAATAGCGTGCTTCTTAATTATTATAGAAGCGAGAAAGATAGCATAGGATTTCATAGTGATGATGAAAAGGAGTTAGGAAATGCACCAGTAATTGCATCTGTTAGCTACGGAGAAATTAGAACTTTTATCTTCAAGAGCAAGAAGAATAAAAAGATAAAAAATATTTCATTAAAACTTTCATCAGGAAGCTTGCTGCTAATGAAAGGGGATACCCAAAAAAATTGGGTTCACGGAATTAATAAAGAGAATGTCAAGTGCGGGCCTCGAATTAATTTGACTTTTAGGCATGTTGAAGAGGGCGAATGA
- a CDS encoding DUF262 domain-containing protein yields the protein MSHFEVNHLTYGNSVYSSYTIRDEIDVAPEYQRNGDVWSLSKKQLLMDSLINRYDLPKIYFHKLRNDAEGRDYAIIDGRQRLEAIWQFIDGDYSLGEDIDYLKDKSIDLRGMTYNDLAKNHPKIKNQFDGTLLPIMVVDTDDLDLIEDMFSRLNEAVPLNAAEKRNAIRGHCIEAVTKLSKQNLFTKKVRFSNRRYQHREAAIKLLYLEHCLSTDGKIIDIKKVYLDGFAKKFKKSNRSHIETILHSVGGITKYLASIFTDKDKLLTAQASLPVYFLVARHQLHSDGQITLTRKQIEDFQDRRRDNRIVAEDSIESAEFELLEYDRMSQQGTNDASSLKERTRIMLDYI from the coding sequence ATGAGTCATTTTGAGGTCAATCATCTTACATACGGCAACTCGGTATATTCTAGTTATACAATTAGAGACGAAATAGATGTCGCTCCCGAGTACCAGAGAAATGGGGATGTATGGAGTTTATCTAAAAAGCAGTTGTTAATGGATTCCCTTATCAATAGATATGATCTTCCGAAAATATACTTTCATAAACTGAGAAATGATGCTGAGGGTCGTGACTACGCCATCATTGATGGAAGGCAAAGATTAGAAGCAATTTGGCAATTTATAGATGGTGATTACTCTCTTGGCGAGGATATTGACTATCTTAAGGATAAATCAATTGACCTCCGGGGGATGACCTACAATGATTTAGCAAAAAATCATCCTAAAATTAAGAATCAATTTGATGGAACTTTGCTACCAATAATGGTTGTGGACACAGATGACTTAGACCTTATTGAAGATATGTTTAGTCGACTCAATGAGGCTGTGCCACTTAATGCTGCAGAAAAGCGTAATGCGATTAGGGGTCATTGTATAGAAGCGGTTACTAAGCTATCTAAGCAGAACCTATTCACGAAGAAGGTTAGATTTTCCAACAGAAGATATCAACATAGAGAAGCCGCTATAAAACTATTGTATCTGGAACATTGCTTATCTACGGATGGAAAAATCATCGACATTAAAAAGGTTTATTTAGATGGTTTTGCTAAGAAATTTAAAAAATCAAATAGATCTCATATAGAAACTATTCTGCATTCGGTAGGTGGCATCACCAAATATTTAGCCTCCATATTTACAGATAAAGATAAGCTTTTGACAGCACAGGCGTCGTTGCCAGTTTATTTTTTAGTGGCTAGGCATCAGCTTCATTCTGATGGCCAGATAACCTTAACAAGAAAGCAGATTGAAGATTTTCAAGATAGAAGACGCGACAATAGGATTGTGGCTGAAGATAGCATTGAGAGCGCTGAGTTTGAGCTGCTTGAATATGATCGTATGTCTCAGCAGGGCACCAATGATGCAAGCTCTCTTAAGGAGAGAACCAGAATCATGTTAGATTACATTTGA
- a CDS encoding FRG domain-containing protein produces the protein MADKKIKCVADLIKNLNVDKVQNGGAVWYRGHADSSWKLESAYERLKKPPKETSLVNEFRQNANYLLDKHTPKTDFDWLILMQHYGVPTRLLDWSESPLVALYFAVDPGEAKLNRKKEGALWVLDPGKLNTNTNVKRDSYIPAFEEGDYMSDFETIKFDMQNSAGLMPIAAIATRNNPRIQAQLGAFTISRSKTPIEEVGDRSHVRKYIIPADSKSVIAEELKLLGLGRFQIFPELASIGQKIRGSYR, from the coding sequence ATGGCAGATAAGAAAATTAAATGCGTTGCCGACTTAATTAAAAATCTTAATGTCGATAAGGTTCAAAATGGAGGGGCTGTTTGGTATCGGGGTCATGCCGACTCCTCCTGGAAGCTTGAATCAGCTTATGAACGCTTGAAAAAACCTCCCAAAGAGACATCATTAGTTAATGAGTTTCGGCAAAATGCTAATTATCTCTTAGATAAACATACCCCTAAGACTGATTTTGACTGGTTAATTTTAATGCAGCATTATGGCGTTCCTACCAGACTTTTAGACTGGTCCGAAAGTCCATTGGTAGCATTGTATTTTGCTGTAGATCCAGGTGAGGCCAAATTAAATAGGAAGAAGGAAGGGGCGCTTTGGGTTCTTGACCCTGGAAAACTCAATACCAATACGAATGTTAAACGGGACTCATATATTCCTGCTTTTGAAGAAGGTGATTATATGAGTGACTTCGAAACAATAAAATTTGATATGCAAAATAGTGCTGGATTGATGCCTATTGCAGCAATAGCAACTAGAAATAACCCGAGGATACAGGCCCAACTCGGTGCTTTCACGATTAGCAGAAGTAAAACGCCAATCGAGGAGGTCGGAGACAGGTCTCATGTGCGCAAATATATTATTCCTGCAGACTCTAAATCCGTGATTGCAGAAGAATTAAAGCTTCTTGGGCTGGGAAGGTTTCAAATATTTCCGGAGCTTGCGAGCATTGGTCAAAAAATCAGAGGGAGTTATAGATGA
- a CDS encoding DUF2726 domain-containing protein has product MMDLIYVIFFVTILIVFAGAIKNGGKRRFKYNPDEEWPFEKQRLMSHPEQVMYFRLREALPDYCIFSQVQLSQLVRVRKGHDFKQWFNRINRMSADFVVTDKSMNTIAVIEVDDKTHQRADRIEQDKKKDKALKSAGIEVIRWPAKPLPTVEAIRSRFWKPTEETFKPAVANQPDLGVLKEA; this is encoded by the coding sequence ATGATGGACTTAATATACGTAATATTTTTCGTCACCATTTTGATTGTGTTTGCAGGCGCTATTAAGAATGGCGGAAAAAGACGGTTTAAATATAACCCCGACGAAGAATGGCCTTTCGAAAAGCAAAGGCTGATGAGTCACCCAGAACAAGTTATGTATTTTCGCCTTCGCGAAGCCTTACCAGATTATTGTATCTTCTCCCAGGTCCAGCTTTCCCAATTAGTCCGCGTCAGAAAAGGCCATGATTTTAAGCAATGGTTTAATCGCATTAACAGAATGAGTGCGGATTTTGTCGTAACGGATAAAAGCATGAACACGATAGCCGTCATAGAAGTAGATGATAAAACCCACCAAAGAGCGGACCGAATCGAACAAGATAAGAAAAAAGACAAAGCTTTGAAATCAGCAGGAATAGAAGTAATCCGCTGGCCAGCAAAACCACTTCCAACAGTAGAAGCAATACGAAGTAGATTCTGGAAGCCCACAGAAGAAACTTTCAAACCGGCAGTAGCTAATCAGCCGGACTTAGGTGTATTAAAGGAAGCCTGA